The following is a genomic window from Ignavibacteriales bacterium.
ACATCGTCATCAACATCGTGACGAGCTTCGTGACCGTCTACTCGAGAACGATTGAAGTGAAGCGCTGACGAGTGATGCCCCTGTTCCGCGGCCTGGTACACTTCGCTGTGTATCAGGCCTTCTTTTTCTTGAGACATCCCTCCTTGTTTAGGCCGCATTTTTTCCTTACTTTTAAATGATGACAGAACTCGACCACATCGAAGGGAAACCCCGCTGCCATTGCGGCGTTTTCGGAATATTCAACCATCCCGAAGCCGCTCTCATGACGTATTACGGACTGCACGCCCTCCAACACCGCGGTCAGGAAGCGACTGGAATAGTAACCAGCGACTTCGATCTGGTCAAACGCAGGCCCAAGTTCTACTCTCACAAGGGTGTCGGCCTCGTCGCCGAAGTGTACAAAGATCCTTCGATCCTCAAGGAAGAGCTCAGAGGCCGGGCGGCCATCGGGCACAACCGCTACTCCACTACCGGTTCAGCAGACAACAAGTTCAATATCCAACCGCTGGTTGTGAACTATCGTGCCGGCAACCTCGCTCTCGGGCACAATGGGAACCTGACAAATTTCAATTCTCTTCGCGAACGATTGCAGGCGGATGGGACGATCTTCCAATCGACGTCCGACAGCGAGATCATTCTGCATCTGACCGCGCGCAGCAAGAAAGAAGACCAGATACAGCAGATCAAGGAAGCGCTCGAGACTGTCGAGGGGGCGTATTCCCTGGTTATCCTCACCGACACGAGCCTCATTGCCGCCAGAGATCCTCATGGTTTCAGGCCGCTTGCACTCGGCAGACTGGGAACTGCGTTTGTCGTAGCGTCAGAGACGTGCGCATTCGATATCATCGGAGCCGAGTATATCGGCGAAGTGGAGCCGGGAGAAATTCTGGTGATCGACCAGGAGGGGATCGACAGCGGAACGCTGAAGTCGTACCACGTCTCGAAGCCCCCGGAGCCGCATCATTGCATCTTCGAGTACATCTATTTCTCAAGGCCTGACAGCAAAATCTTCGGTGAGAACGTCGACAAGGTCCGGCGCAAACTGGGGAAACTGCTCGCGCAGCAGTCGCCCGTGAAGCCAGAAGACGACGATGACCGCGTGGTGGTCATCAGTGTTCCCGATTCGAGCAACACTGCCACGCTCGGATTCGTGAGGGAAGCAAACAAGATCGGTGACGACGTCAAGCTCGAGATCGGACTGATCCGCAGCCACTATGTCGGACGGACATTCATCATGCCCGACCAGGCGGGGCGAGAGTTCAGGGTGAAGACGAAGTTCAATACGGTCAAGGGAGTGATCAAAGGCCGAAAGGTGGTGATGGTGGACGACTCCATAGTCCGGGGAACCACGTCCAGGCAGCTCGTCCGCCTGATTCGCGAAGCGGAACCGAAGGAAATCCACTTTCGTGTCACTTCTCCGCCCATCAAGTTCCCATGTCACTACGGAATGGATTTTCCCAGCAAGGCAGAATTGATTGCTAATCGTTGCGAGAGCGATGTCGAATTGATCAGACAGGAACTTGGCGTTGATTCTCTCGCGTACCTTTCGATGGAAAATCTCCTCGAGGCCGCTCCCCACGAAAACGGGTCGCACTATTGCACCGCCTGTTTCAGCGGCGTCTATCCTGTTTCCATAGACCGCGAAACCGCCAAGGACGTCAACGACGCCTGATGCTCCAACGAATCTGGACAATCTCCACGGTTCTCAGTTTCAGCCGGATATTCCTGCTCGCTCCGCTCGCGTACTTTCTTTTCTCGGCCGTCCCAAACAACCGGGAATGGGCCGCCGTTGTCCTGCTGCTGGCCGGGATCACGGATTTTCTTGATGGATATGTCGCACGTCGCCTGCATCAGGTGACAGACTTTGGCAAGATCATCGATCCGATCGCGGACAAGATCGCGGCAGGAGGGGGCTCGCTGATGCTCGTGCTGGTGGGGGCGATGCCTCTCTGGTTCTTGGTTGTCATCGTCGTTCGCGATCTCCTGATCCTCGTCGGCGGCATCTACATCAAGTCAAAAAAGAATATTATCACACAGTCGAACTGGCCCGGCAAGTTCGCTGTGACCTCGATTGCCGTGGTCATGTTGCTGTCGGATCTTGCCATCCCTTCGTTGGAAGGTAT
Proteins encoded in this region:
- the purF gene encoding amidophosphoribosyltransferase; its protein translation is MMTELDHIEGKPRCHCGVFGIFNHPEAALMTYYGLHALQHRGQEATGIVTSDFDLVKRRPKFYSHKGVGLVAEVYKDPSILKEELRGRAAIGHNRYSTTGSADNKFNIQPLVVNYRAGNLALGHNGNLTNFNSLRERLQADGTIFQSTSDSEIILHLTARSKKEDQIQQIKEALETVEGAYSLVILTDTSLIAARDPHGFRPLALGRLGTAFVVASETCAFDIIGAEYIGEVEPGEILVIDQEGIDSGTLKSYHVSKPPEPHHCIFEYIYFSRPDSKIFGENVDKVRRKLGKLLAQQSPVKPEDDDDRVVVISVPDSSNTATLGFVREANKIGDDVKLEIGLIRSHYVGRTFIMPDQAGREFRVKTKFNTVKGVIKGRKVVMVDDSIVRGTTSRQLVRLIREAEPKEIHFRVTSPPIKFPCHYGMDFPSKAELIANRCESDVELIRQELGVDSLAYLSMENLLEAAPHENGSHYCTACFSGVYPVSIDRETAKDVNDA
- a CDS encoding CDP-alcohol phosphatidyltransferase family protein, producing MLQRIWTISTVLSFSRIFLLAPLAYFLFSAVPNNREWAAVVLLLAGITDFLDGYVARRLHQVTDFGKIIDPIADKIAAGGGSLMLVLVGAMPLWFLVVIVVRDLLILVGGIYIKSKKNIITQSNWPGKFAVTSIAVVMLLSDLAIPSLEGIRQVAIWTSVFLMSLSFLLYVQRLFVGNLFAKKGVQ